Proteins encoded together in one Corvus hawaiiensis isolate bCorHaw1 chromosome 15, bCorHaw1.pri.cur, whole genome shotgun sequence window:
- the PCDH12 gene encoding protocadherin-12: MPRPCGGREDSPGMRWPAGQPMAARRGRGGSASGVFGLSRSALQLPALWWWYLFLSADAQEVATFTVQYRVLEEVPPGTVIGSLAEHFEGGESGEAAETFQLMETPGRFPLHVGSGDGVLSTAGRVDREQLCRHSDPCWVSFDVLAAQNPALIHVEVQVMDVNDNAPRFPTPELELEISESASLRTRIPLDRALDADAGPNARCTYALSPSEHFALDVVSSSDGTRHAELVVVKEVDRELHSSFDLVLTATDHGEPPRSGTALIKVIVLDSNDNSPVFAESSLTVEVREDALPGTLLVTVTATDPDQGPNGEIEYSLSRHAPPEVLSTFSIDARTGSVLLRLPLDYEETHAYELDVQARDLGANPIPAHCKVLVKVLDVNDNAPDVHVTWAARVPVLSEALPKDSFVALVTASDPDSGSNGQVLCSLSQGHEHFRLKRTNSHSFALLTNASLDRERRAEYNLTLVVRDMGDLSLAVLKHLTICISDVNDNAPAFEKAAYEAAVAENSEAPAFLLTVRATDPDLGFNGKVTYRILDPSALGLVSVDPTTGDVFALQAFDYEQVRSLEFLVTAEDGGHPKLASDISIRLAVLDQNDNAPIITTPALVGGVATLSVLVSADTGCCWVVPGNGSTQGAAAVTNSTLVSCPGSPLLFTIVARDVDSGINGALRYDLVGGDDAGLFILDPLLGQVSLNTSNASSLAGSRRELLVRVSDQGDTPLHTLARLRLLFRHHGAFSKMSARDPGWPSLSVVVVICLAALLGGCLLLLALTLSLRKKDKKDGMAYNCREAEDARRQQQLKKPHRQIQKADIHLVPLLRGRPREPEPPRPCQEEQPGTATPAAGGSPQPPLHLTPTLYRTLRNQRTQKDSEEQQGTFDLPILQRRPCQPHRPKHLVKEPGSPPEAPLHGKSLVKPPMGEPQVPPEQPVGAGGAGQPQPHQQILRSLVRLSLVALAEQSPTGEFAMESPPVQQISQLLSLLHQGQFQPKTNYRGNKYTAKNGSRAAGLDTGLDTGLDTGLDTGLDTDCLSTKDSGHGESEAGDRDCDSAFELSVQQLVGEELETLLEPQAELALKRLTAADPAWVARLSLPLTSSYKDNVFSPDSPRSPEDEEAARQEKPRTFETFGKGAGADPSGTGTRLASTFLSEMSTLFEMILSQKVQVHSETGAGLLRQLSARGQSLGLGDTAPGL; encoded by the exons ATGCCGAGGCCCTGCGGTGGCCGTGAGGACTCTCCGGGGATGCGGTGGCCGGCGGGACAGCCCATggcagcgcggcggggccgcgggggctcGGCCAGCGGCGTGTTCGGGCTGAGCCGCTCGGCGCTGCAGCTGCCGGCGCTGTGGTGGTGGTACCTGTTCCTGAGCGCCGATGCCCAGGAGGTGGCCACGTTCACGGTGCAGTACCGGGTGCTGGAGGAGGTGCCCCCGGGCACTGTCATAGGGAGCCTGGCCGAGCACTTCGAGGGCGGCGAGAGCGGAGAGGCGGCGGAGACGTTCCAGCTGATGGAGACGCCCGGGAGGTTCCCGCTGCACGTGGGCAGCGGGGATGGGGTGCTCAGCACGGCCGGGCGGGTggacagggagcagctgtgccggCACAGTGATCCCTGCTGGGTGTCCTTCGACGTGCTGGCCGCCCAGAACCCGGCCCTGATCCACGTGGAGGTTCAGGTGATGGATGTCAACGACAACGCGCCGCGGTTCCCCACGCccgagctggagctggagatcTCGGAGAGCGCATCCCTGCGGACACGGATTCCGCTGGATCGAGCCCTGGATGCTGATGCTGGCCCCAACGCCCGCTGCACCTACGCCCTCTCCCCCAGTGAGCACTTCGCTCTGGATGTCGTCTCCAGCTCCGATGGGACGAGGCACGCGGAGCTCGTCGTGGTGAAGGAGGTGGACCGGGAGCTGCACTCCTCCTTCGACCTCGTGCTGACGGCCACTGATCACGGGGAGCCACCAAGATCAGGTACTGCTTTGATTAAAGTCATTGTCCTCGACTCCAACGACAACAGCCCCGTGTTCGCAGAGAGCTCCCTGACGGTGGAGGTTCGGGAGGACGCCCTGCCCGGGACCCTCCTCGTGACGGTCACGGCCACCGACCCTGACCAGGGTCCCAACGGGGAGATCGAGTACAGCCTGAGCAGGCACGCGCCCCCCGAGGTGCTGAGCACCTTCAGCATCGACGCTCGCACGGGCAGCGTCCTCCTGAGGCTCCCTCTGGACTACGAGGAGACCCACGCCTACGAGCTGGATGTGCAAGCGCGGGACCTGGGTGCCAACCCCATCCCGGCACACTGCAAGGTCCTGGTCAAGGTCCTGGACGTCAATGACAATGCTCCCGACGTCCACGTCACCTGGGCCGCGCGGGTGCCCGTGCTCTCCGAGGCCCTCCCCAAGGACAGCTTTGTGGCCCTGGTGACAGCCAGCGACCCCGACTCGGGAAGCAACGGGCAAgtgctctgctccctcagccAAGGGCACGAGCACTTCAGGCTGAAGAGGACCAACAGCCACAGCTTTGCGCTGCTGACCAACGCCTCGCTGGACCGCGAGCGGCGCGCTGAGTACAACCTGACGCTGGTGGTGCGGGACATGGGGGACCTGTCCCTGGCCGTGCTGAAGCACCTCACCATCTGCATCAGCGACGTCAACGACAACGCCCCAGCCTTCGAGAAGGCCGCCTACGAGGCTGCTGTTGCCGAGAACAGCGAAGCACCTGCCTTCCTGCTCACCGTCCGTGCCACCGACCCCGACCTGGGCTTCAACGGGAAGGTCACCTACAGGATCCTGGACCCCTCTGCTTTGGGGCTGGTCTCAGTCGACCCCACCACTGGGGACGTTTTTGCCCTCCAAGCTTTTGATTACGAGCAGGTGAGGAGCCTGGAGTTCCTGGTGACCGCGGAGGACGGAGGGCATCCCAAGCTGGCATCCGACATCTCCATCAGGCTGGCTGTGCTCGACCAGAACGACAACGCTCCCATCATCACCACGCCAGCGCTGGTGGGAGGGGTGGCCACGCTGTCTGTCCTGGTCAGTGCGGAcactgggtgctgctgggtggtccctgggaatgggagcaCCCAGGGAGCGGCAGCAGTGACCAATTCCACACTGGTGTCATGCCCTGGCAGTCCCCTCCTCTTCACCATCGTGGCCAGGGATGTGGACTCCGGCATCAACGGGGCTCTCCGGTATGATCTGGTGGGTGGGGATGATGCCGGGCTCTTCATCCTGGACCCCCTCCTGGGGCAGGTGTCCCTCAACACCAGCAAtgccagcagcctggctggcagcCGGCGGGAGCTGCTGGTGCGGGTGAGTGACCAGGGGGACACCCCCCTGCACACCCTGGCCCGGCTCCGCTTGCTTTTCCGGCACCACGGGGCCTTCTCCAAGATGTCAGCCCGGGATCCCGGCTGGCCGAGCCTCTCCGTGGTGGTGGTGATCTGCCTGGCCGCTCTCCTGGGCgggtgcctgctgctgctggcgctgACCCTGTCCCTGCGCAAGAAGGACAAGAAGGACGGCATGGCCTACAACTGCCGGGAGGCGGAGGATGCccgcaggcagcagcagctcaagaAGCCGCACAGGCAGATCCAGAAGGCCGATATCCACCTGGTCCCGCTGctccggggccgcccccgggagcccgagcccccccggccctgccaggaggagcagcctggcacagccacccccGCGGCCGGGGGGTCTCCACAGCCTCCGCTCCACCTCACCCCCACTCTCTACAGGACCCTGAGAAATCAGAGGACACAAAAAGactcagaggagcagcagggcaccTTCGACCTGCCCATCCTGCAGCGccggccctgccagccccacagacCCAAACACTTGGTGAAGGAGCCCGGGAGCCCCCCGGAGGCACCGCTGCACGGCAAGAGCTTGGTGAAGCCACCCATGGGAGAGCCCCAGGTGCCACCCGAGCAGCCCGTGGGTGCGGGGGGAgccgggcagccccagccccaccagcagaTCCTCAGGAGCCTGGTCCGGCTGTCGCTGGTGGCCCTGGCGGAACAGAGCCCGACCGGGGAGTTCGCGATGGAGTCACCCCCAGTGCAG CAAAtctcccagctgctctccctgctgcaccAGGGCCAGTTCCAGCCCAAAACAAACTACAGGGGAAACAAGTACACGGCCAAGAACGGCAGCAG ggctgcagggctggacacGGGGCTGGACACAGGGCTGGACACGGGGCTGGACACGGGGCTGGACACTGACTGCCTGAGCACCAAGGACAGCGGGCACGGCGAGAGCGAGGCCGGGGACCGCGACTGCGACAGCGCCTTCGAGCTCTCGGTGCAGCAGCTcgtgggagaggagctggagaccctcctggagccccaggcag AGCTGGCCCTCAAGAGGCTGACAGCTGCAGACCCAGCGTGGGTGGCCcggctgtccctgcccctcaCCAGCAGCTACAAGGACAACGTCTTCTCCCCCGACTCGCCGCGCTCCCCCGAGGACGAGGAAGCTGCGAGGCAGGAGAAACCAAGGACCTTTGAGACCTTTGGCAAAGGTGCTGGGGCTGACCCCAGTGGCACTGGGACCAGGCTGGCCAGCACGTTCCTGTCGGAGATGAGCACCCTGTTTGAGATGATCCTGTCCCAGAAGGTGCAGGTGCACAGCGAGACGGGCGCGGGGCTCCTGCGGCAGCTGTCGGCCCGCGGGCAGAGCCTCGGCCTGGGGGACACTGCCCCAGGGCTGTAG